From Cellulomonas fimi ATCC 484, a single genomic window includes:
- a CDS encoding carbohydrate ABC transporter permease, giving the protein MTATAAPPVGRLTGDAPDAVDPTGPRRPWWRRRRAQSEPGEPGGRTNWWLTGLMIFLSLSILVPMYLVVVTALKTPDQLTGAGFDLPSPVTFGNFGEAWRLTDFPRSALNSAVITVGAVVLTLLTNSMVAYAIARNMHRRLFKGLFFYFIAALFVPFPILMLTVAKLTAQLQLDNQAGLILLYTVFGLSFNVFVYVAYIHSIPRELEEAARMDGASPWTVFWKVIFPLLRPMNATVGIITCVWAWNDFMLPLVILSDPEAATLPLQQYVFQAQFSTNYTVAFASYLLAMIPLLVVYVLAQRWVISGVTRGAIK; this is encoded by the coding sequence ATGACCGCCACCGCAGCACCGCCCGTCGGTCGTCTCACCGGCGACGCCCCCGACGCCGTCGACCCGACCGGTCCGCGCCGCCCCTGGTGGCGCCGCCGACGCGCGCAGAGCGAGCCGGGGGAGCCCGGGGGCCGCACGAACTGGTGGCTGACCGGGCTGATGATCTTCCTGTCCCTGAGCATCCTCGTACCGATGTACCTCGTGGTCGTCACGGCGCTCAAGACGCCCGACCAGCTCACGGGCGCCGGTTTCGACCTGCCGAGCCCGGTCACGTTCGGCAACTTCGGGGAGGCGTGGCGGCTCACCGACTTCCCGCGCTCCGCGCTCAACAGCGCGGTCATCACGGTCGGCGCCGTCGTCCTGACGCTGCTGACGAACTCGATGGTGGCCTACGCGATCGCCCGGAACATGCACCGCCGGCTGTTCAAGGGGTTGTTCTTCTACTTCATCGCGGCGCTGTTCGTGCCGTTCCCCATCCTCATGCTCACGGTCGCGAAGCTCACCGCACAGCTGCAGCTCGACAACCAGGCCGGGCTGATCCTGCTCTACACGGTGTTCGGGCTGTCGTTCAACGTGTTCGTCTACGTCGCCTACATCCACTCCATCCCGCGCGAGCTGGAGGAGGCGGCGCGTATGGACGGGGCGAGCCCGTGGACCGTGTTCTGGAAGGTGATCTTCCCGCTGCTGCGGCCCATGAACGCGACCGTCGGGATCATCACGTGCGTGTGGGCGTGGAACGACTTCATGCTGCCGCTCGTCATCCTGTCGGACCCCGAGGCCGCGACGCTGCCCCTGCAGCAGTACGTGTTCCAGGCGCAGTTCTCGACCAACTACACCGTCGCCTTCGCCTCGTACCTGCTGGCGATGATCCCCCTGCTCGTCGTCTACGTGCTCGCCCAGCGCTGGGTCATCTCCGGCGTCACGCGCGGCGCGATCAAGTGA